The Amycolatopsis mongoliensis genome includes a window with the following:
- the ftsH gene encoding ATP-dependent zinc metalloprotease FtsH: MNRKSVLRNPLLWIVAGLLALFAYNTIFDSDRGYTQAPISVANSQISSNNVKEASLEDKEQQLKLLLAKPIDVDGQQVTQIISQYPADATRPIYDSLTQAKAGGQPIKFTTKVTQQGVLTQILIFAIPLALVLGLLMWMMNNAQGGGNRVLNFGKSKAKQLNKDMPKTTFGDVAGADEAVEELYEIKDFLQNPARYQALGAKIPKGVLLYGPPGTGKTLLARAVAGEAGVPFYTISGSDFVEMFVGVGASRVRDLFEQAKQNAPCIIFVDEIDAVGRQRGAGLGGGHDEREQTLNQLLVEMDGFDARGGIILIAATNRPDILDPALLRPGRFDRQIPVSAPDLRGRKAILEVHAKGKPIAQGTDLTSLAKRTVGMSGADLANVLNEAALLTARKNGHVIGDVELEESVDRVVGGPARKSRIISEKEKKITAYHEGGHALAAWAMPDIEPVYKLTILPRGRTGGHALLVPEDDKDLMTRSEMIGRLVFAMGGRTAEELVFHEPTTGASSDIEQATKIARAMVTEYGMSARLGAVKYGQEQGDPFLGRSAGRQADYSLEVAHEIDEEVRKLIETAHTEAWHVLNTYRDVLDELVIELLEKETLTRKDLERIFATVEKRPHITVFNEFGERTPSDKPPIKTPGELAMERGEPWPPPEKEKPVLKPEPTPVGTAQGAGELPGGPPYPAPADPNANPYAPPQPGAYPNGGRPYGGPNGGPNGTAHWPQNHGGQQAGGYPGGPVGQSGPPNYGAPPGWTPATSPGGQPGQSWRPGGEERPREHGWFADQAGNQQSEGERRDVDGPEKSQ; this comes from the coding sequence ATGAACCGGAAGAGCGTGCTCAGGAACCCACTGCTGTGGATCGTCGCGGGGTTGCTGGCGTTGTTCGCGTACAACACGATCTTCGACAGTGATCGTGGGTACACCCAGGCACCCATCTCGGTGGCGAACTCCCAGATCTCGTCGAACAACGTCAAGGAAGCCAGCCTCGAGGACAAGGAACAGCAGCTCAAACTGCTGCTGGCCAAGCCCATCGACGTCGACGGCCAGCAGGTCACCCAGATCATTTCGCAGTATCCGGCGGATGCCACCCGCCCGATCTACGACTCGCTGACGCAGGCGAAGGCCGGCGGCCAGCCGATCAAGTTCACCACCAAGGTGACCCAGCAGGGCGTGCTGACGCAGATCCTCATCTTCGCCATCCCGCTCGCCCTCGTGCTGGGCCTGCTGATGTGGATGATGAACAACGCGCAGGGCGGCGGCAACCGCGTCCTCAACTTCGGCAAGTCCAAGGCCAAGCAGCTGAACAAGGACATGCCCAAGACGACCTTCGGGGACGTCGCGGGTGCCGACGAGGCCGTCGAAGAGCTGTACGAGATCAAGGACTTCCTGCAGAACCCGGCGCGCTACCAGGCGCTCGGCGCGAAGATCCCGAAGGGCGTGCTGCTCTACGGGCCGCCCGGTACCGGCAAGACGCTGCTCGCGCGAGCCGTCGCCGGCGAGGCGGGCGTGCCGTTCTACACGATCTCCGGTTCGGACTTCGTCGAGATGTTCGTCGGTGTCGGTGCCTCGCGAGTGCGTGATCTGTTCGAGCAGGCCAAGCAGAACGCGCCCTGCATCATCTTCGTCGACGAGATCGACGCGGTCGGCCGCCAGCGCGGCGCCGGCCTCGGCGGCGGGCACGACGAGCGCGAGCAGACGCTGAACCAGCTGCTCGTCGAGATGGACGGCTTCGACGCCCGCGGCGGCATCATCCTGATCGCGGCCACCAACCGGCCCGACATCCTCGACCCGGCGCTGCTGCGCCCCGGCCGGTTCGACCGGCAGATCCCGGTGTCCGCGCCCGACCTGCGCGGCCGCAAGGCGATCCTCGAGGTGCACGCCAAGGGCAAGCCGATCGCCCAGGGCACCGACCTGACCAGCCTGGCCAAGCGGACCGTCGGCATGTCCGGCGCCGACCTGGCGAACGTGCTGAACGAGGCCGCGCTGCTCACCGCCCGCAAGAACGGGCACGTGATCGGTGACGTCGAGCTGGAGGAGTCCGTCGACCGCGTCGTCGGCGGCCCCGCCCGCAAGAGCCGGATCATCTCCGAAAAGGAGAAGAAGATCACGGCCTACCACGAGGGCGGGCACGCGCTCGCCGCGTGGGCGATGCCGGACATCGAACCGGTCTACAAGCTGACGATCCTGCCGCGCGGCCGCACGGGCGGGCACGCGCTGCTCGTCCCGGAGGACGACAAGGACCTGATGACCCGCTCCGAGATGATCGGGCGGCTGGTCTTCGCGATGGGTGGCCGCACGGCGGAGGAGCTCGTCTTCCACGAGCCCACCACCGGCGCGTCCTCGGACATCGAGCAGGCGACGAAGATCGCCCGCGCGATGGTCACCGAGTACGGCATGAGCGCCCGGCTCGGCGCGGTCAAGTACGGCCAGGAGCAGGGCGACCCGTTCCTCGGCCGGTCGGCCGGCCGCCAGGCGGACTACTCGCTCGAGGTGGCGCACGAGATCGACGAGGAGGTGCGCAAGCTCATCGAGACGGCGCACACCGAGGCGTGGCACGTGCTCAACACCTACCGCGACGTGCTCGACGAGCTGGTCATCGAGCTCCTGGAGAAGGAGACGCTGACCCGCAAGGACCTGGAACGGATCTTCGCGACGGTCGAGAAGCGCCCGCACATCACCGTGTTCAACGAGTTCGGTGAGCGGACGCCGTCGGACAAGCCGCCGATCAAGACCCCGGGCGAGCTGGCGATGGAGCGCGGCGAGCCGTGGCCGCCGCCGGAGAAGGAGAAGCCGGTCCTGAAGCCGGAGCCGACCCCGGTCGGCACCGCCCAGGGCGCGGGCGAGCTGCCCGGCGGCCCGCCGTACCCGGCGCCGGCCGACCCCAACGCCAACCCGTACGCCCCGCCGCAGCCGGGCGCCTACCCGAACGGCGGCCGTCCCTACGGCGGCCCGAACGGTGGTCCCAACGGCACGGCGCACTGGCCGCAGAACCACGGCGGCCAGCAGGCCGGCGGCTACCCGGGTGGCCCGGTGGGCCAGAGCGGCCCCCCGAACTACGGTGCTCCTCCGGGCTGGACGCCCGCGACCTCGCCGGGCGGTCAGCCGGGCCAGTCGTGGCGGCCCGGTGGTGAAGAACGCCCTCGTGAGCACGGCTGGTTCGCCGACCAAGCCGGCAACCAGCAGAGCGAGGGGGAGCGTCGTGACGTGGACGGACCAGAGAAGTCCCAGTGA
- the folP gene encoding dihydropteroate synthase: protein MGVLNVTPDSFSDGGRYLGLDQALEHAREMWTRGADLIDVGGESTRPGAARVDADTELQRIIPVIRTLAGEGIQLSVDTTRASVAAAALEAGAKVINDVSGGLADPGMARVAADSGAPWVLMHWRGHSKDMQALAKYEDVVADVRAELLSRVDEALAAGVAESAIVLDPGLGFAKNAEHDWALLRGLDSLLSLGFPVLVGASRKRFLGRLLSGKDGTPRPPDGREDATAAISALAAAAGAWGVRVHEVGASLDAVAVAAAWWKGSPDV from the coding sequence ATGGGCGTGCTGAACGTGACGCCCGATTCCTTTTCGGACGGTGGCCGGTACCTCGGGCTCGACCAGGCGCTGGAACACGCCCGCGAGATGTGGACGCGCGGGGCCGACCTGATCGACGTCGGCGGCGAGTCGACCCGGCCGGGCGCGGCCCGGGTGGACGCCGACACCGAACTGCAGCGCATCATCCCGGTGATCCGCACCCTCGCCGGCGAAGGCATCCAGCTGTCGGTCGACACGACACGGGCCTCCGTCGCCGCCGCGGCGCTCGAAGCCGGGGCGAAGGTGATCAACGACGTCTCGGGCGGGCTGGCCGACCCGGGCATGGCGCGCGTCGCGGCCGACTCCGGGGCGCCGTGGGTGCTGATGCACTGGCGCGGGCACAGCAAGGACATGCAGGCCCTCGCGAAGTACGAAGACGTGGTCGCCGACGTCCGCGCCGAGCTGCTGTCCAGAGTGGACGAAGCGCTCGCGGCGGGTGTCGCCGAGAGCGCGATCGTGCTGGACCCCGGGCTGGGCTTCGCGAAGAACGCCGAGCACGACTGGGCGTTGCTGCGCGGGCTGGATTCGTTGCTCTCCCTGGGTTTCCCGGTACTCGTCGGCGCTTCGCGAAAACGGTTTCTCGGCCGCCTGCTGTCCGGCAAGGACGGCACGCCGCGTCCGCCGGACGGCCGTGAGGACGCCACCGCCGCGATCTCCGCGCTCGCCGCGGCCGCGGGCGCGTGGGGCGTGCGGGTGCACGAGGTCGGGGCGTCGCTGGACGCGGTCGCCGTGGCCGCCGCTTGGTGGAAGGGTTCGCCGGATGTCTGA
- the folB gene encoding dihydroneopterin aldolase — translation MSDRITLTGLRVFGRHGVFEHEKRDGQEFVVDITVWLDLGPAAASDDLTKTLHYGELAELAAGIVAGEPYDLIESVAGKIADEVLRDERLDAVEVTVHKPSAPIPLTFDDVAVTVRRDR, via the coding sequence ATGTCTGACCGGATCACGCTGACCGGCCTGCGCGTGTTCGGCCGCCACGGCGTGTTCGAGCACGAGAAGCGGGACGGGCAGGAGTTCGTCGTCGACATCACGGTGTGGCTGGACCTCGGGCCGGCCGCCGCGTCGGACGACCTGACCAAGACCCTGCACTACGGCGAGCTAGCCGAGCTGGCGGCGGGAATCGTCGCGGGCGAGCCGTACGACCTCATCGAGAGCGTCGCGGGCAAGATCGCCGACGAGGTGCTGCGCGACGAGCGGCTGGACGCGGTCGAGGTGACGGTGCACAAGCCGTCCGCGCCGATCCCGCTGACCTTCGACGACGTCGCGGTGACGGTGCGGCGGGACCGGTGA
- the folK gene encoding 2-amino-4-hydroxy-6-hydroxymethyldihydropteridine diphosphokinase, whose product MSRAVLSLGSNLGDRLGFLELALDAVRPALVAVSSVYETKAWGVEDQPDFLNAVCVVDDPERDHWAWLRTGQAAERAAGRVRELRWGPRTLDVDVVTVDGVTSDDPELLLPHPGTPDRASVLVPWAEIEPAAVLPGHGPIAGLLAARPADEIATVRRTDLALR is encoded by the coding sequence GTGAGCCGCGCGGTGCTTTCGCTGGGCTCGAACCTCGGCGACCGGCTCGGCTTCCTGGAGCTGGCACTGGACGCCGTGCGGCCCGCGCTGGTCGCGGTGTCGAGCGTGTACGAAACCAAGGCGTGGGGCGTCGAGGACCAGCCGGACTTCCTGAACGCGGTGTGCGTGGTCGACGACCCGGAGCGCGACCACTGGGCGTGGCTGCGCACGGGCCAGGCGGCCGAGCGGGCGGCGGGCCGGGTGCGCGAGCTGCGCTGGGGCCCGCGGACGCTGGACGTCGACGTGGTCACGGTGGACGGCGTCACGTCCGACGACCCGGAGCTGCTGCTGCCGCACCCGGGAACGCCGGACCGCGCGAGCGTGCTGGTGCCGTGGGCGGAGATCGAGCCGGCCGCGGTGCTGCCGGGGCACGGCCCGATCGCCGGGCTGCTCGCCGCGCGCCCGGCGGACGAGATCGCTACGGTCCGTCGTACCGACCTCGCCCTGCGCTGA
- a CDS encoding MerR family transcriptional regulator, whose amino-acid sequence MGTTATFTIGELARRTGLPVKTIRFYSDEGLLPPTDRTDAGYRLYDAAAMARLELVRTLRELGLGLADVSAALTQSATVGELATRHVEALDEQIRRLRLRRAVLRAVAKRDSELEEVNLMNRLASMSDEERKRLVDEFWDEMVSGLEIDEEFYRRMRAGKPELPDDPTPEQLEAWIEFAELVQDPDFRALIRGMSETQARQIREGEFEQPSSAWRENWNAWMARAQEAVDAEESPTSEAGQTLAAEIAAASARPDQDPASAEFRHELADRFAAGGDPRAEHYWKLLGIINGWPPFPTTRPAVGFMIAALRG is encoded by the coding sequence GTGGGCACCACCGCGACCTTCACCATCGGCGAGCTGGCCCGGCGGACCGGCCTGCCGGTCAAGACCATCCGCTTCTACTCGGACGAGGGCCTGCTGCCCCCGACCGACCGGACGGACGCCGGCTACCGGCTCTACGACGCGGCGGCGATGGCCCGGCTCGAGCTCGTCCGCACGCTGCGGGAGCTGGGCCTGGGCCTCGCCGACGTCTCGGCGGCGTTGACGCAGTCGGCGACGGTCGGCGAGCTGGCGACCCGGCACGTCGAGGCGCTGGACGAGCAGATCCGGCGGCTCCGGCTGCGCCGGGCGGTGCTGCGCGCGGTGGCCAAGCGTGATTCCGAGCTGGAGGAAGTGAACCTGATGAACCGTCTCGCGTCGATGTCCGACGAAGAGCGCAAACGGCTGGTCGACGAGTTCTGGGACGAGATGGTCTCCGGGCTGGAGATCGACGAGGAGTTCTACCGGCGCATGCGCGCGGGCAAGCCGGAGCTGCCCGACGACCCGACGCCGGAGCAGCTCGAGGCCTGGATCGAGTTCGCCGAGCTGGTGCAGGACCCGGACTTCCGGGCCCTGATCCGCGGCATGAGCGAAACCCAGGCGCGGCAGATCCGCGAAGGGGAGTTCGAGCAGCCGTCTTCGGCCTGGCGGGAGAACTGGAACGCGTGGATGGCGCGCGCCCAGGAGGCCGTCGACGCGGAGGAAAGCCCGACGTCCGAGGCAGGGCAAACGCTTGCGGCGGAGATCGCGGCGGCTTCGGCCCGGCCGGACCAGGACCCGGCGTCGGCGGAGTTCCGCCACGAGCTGGCCGACCGCTTCGCCGCGGGCGGCGACCCGCGGGCCGAGCACTACTGGAAGCTGCTGGGGATCATCAACGGCTGGCCCCCGTTCCCGACGACCCGGCCGGCGGTCGGCTTCATGATCGCCGCCCTGCGCGGCTGA
- a CDS encoding DUF3180 domain-containing protein: MHFTRPRDLVVAGLLGLVLGYLLFLVAYGSLPQLPTLAGVTFAVLAVIEAGLAFSIRSRIKNGRVVAAIGIARSVALAKASSLAGAFMGGAWLAALAYVLPRRDEFVAAVLDTRAGVVGVVSSAALVAAGLWLEHCCRTPRDQDREHTRGTTG, from the coding sequence ATGCACTTCACCCGGCCCCGTGACCTGGTGGTGGCCGGGCTGCTCGGCCTGGTCCTCGGCTACCTGCTCTTCCTGGTCGCGTACGGCTCACTGCCCCAGTTGCCGACGCTCGCCGGCGTCACCTTCGCCGTGCTGGCCGTGATCGAGGCCGGGCTCGCGTTTTCCATTCGCTCCCGGATCAAGAACGGCCGCGTCGTTGCCGCTATCGGGATCGCTCGATCGGTGGCGCTCGCCAAGGCTTCGTCACTCGCCGGAGCGTTCATGGGCGGTGCCTGGCTGGCCGCGCTCGCCTACGTTCTGCCGCGACGTGACGAATTCGTCGCGGCGGTGCTCGACACCCGCGCCGGCGTGGTCGGCGTGGTGTCCTCGGCGGCCCTGGTAGCTGCGGGTTTGTGGCTCGAGCACTGCTGCCGGACCCCTCGTGACCAAGACCGGGAACACACCCGCGGGACGACCGGTTAG
- a CDS encoding DUF6779 domain-containing protein, whose protein sequence is MTGVGDDSRGRLLGRPWLVVGFVLAIGATLALVLSDDLRYLRLGIVAALWAALIGAFLAVKYRKHAAQSEDAVAEAQAVYELELEREIAARREFELEVEAENRSESDSRGREELEALRAEVSALRDSLQSLFGGEVLLERVALTAQATRMRKLSDENRMIPDAAPKKKPAQLMAGKKPAEAGERPTELIDRVLDERRRKASGGKPANGKGLGKGKGFGGKPAPKAPANVNAQSTQQIARPKPLSERRPPVPAVDPALNAAQRELKAAELRAEAARRQAESQPMRLPNAEEAAKQPERRPEAAAEPTRQVPRPEPKTEIRRAPEPKTEIRRPEPPPARRAELSRPAMRPAEVSRSDIPRVERSMPAIPRVEMSRPDIPRVEMSRPDIPRVERSMPDIPRVERSMPAIPRVEMSRPDIPRVEMSRPDIPRVEMSRPDLPRVERSRTDLPRVGGQPNGARPEPRKAPEPPRPAPPRPAPPVKPSEMSRSDIRPVTDLSAAFQNRDDFAERQRPNRPKPPEPKAPPMPRDASASRRDLPPVVPPTTPVPNTGPAARQPSRTNLPPVVPPTTPVPAADGRRPSRLEQFSRADMSPILDEPASRHGGSHRAPAEAAKADAPVVNPTLPESVRNFQGRSGGRRRKPDESQQMPAVPAPEPTGGGRRRRPDGEPPAWEGMVAERASMSRRNMAPVDPADVEQNGNGHNGASNGHARNGHRSAEVPGSGSHTAGRSVSELLAANGGTGSTPRRRRRAED, encoded by the coding sequence ATGACCGGCGTGGGTGACGACTCGCGCGGCCGCCTACTGGGCAGGCCGTGGCTCGTCGTCGGATTCGTCCTCGCCATCGGAGCCACCCTCGCACTGGTGCTCAGCGACGATCTCCGCTATCTCCGGCTCGGGATCGTCGCGGCCCTCTGGGCTGCCCTGATCGGCGCTTTCCTCGCCGTGAAGTACCGCAAGCACGCGGCACAGAGCGAGGACGCGGTCGCCGAGGCGCAGGCTGTGTACGAGCTGGAGCTGGAACGCGAGATCGCGGCCCGGCGTGAATTCGAGCTGGAGGTGGAGGCGGAGAACCGCAGCGAGTCCGACTCCCGCGGCCGCGAGGAGCTGGAGGCGCTGCGCGCCGAGGTGTCCGCGCTGCGCGACAGCCTCCAGTCGCTGTTCGGCGGCGAGGTGCTGCTCGAACGCGTCGCGCTGACCGCGCAGGCGACCCGGATGCGCAAGCTGTCCGACGAGAACCGCATGATTCCCGACGCCGCGCCGAAGAAGAAGCCGGCCCAGCTGATGGCCGGGAAGAAGCCGGCCGAGGCGGGCGAGCGGCCGACCGAGCTGATCGACCGGGTGCTCGACGAGCGCCGCCGCAAGGCGTCGGGCGGGAAGCCCGCGAACGGCAAGGGGCTCGGCAAGGGCAAGGGCTTCGGCGGAAAGCCGGCCCCGAAGGCCCCGGCCAACGTCAACGCCCAGAGCACCCAGCAGATCGCCCGGCCGAAGCCGCTGAGCGAACGCCGTCCGCCGGTGCCGGCCGTCGACCCGGCCCTCAACGCCGCGCAGCGCGAGCTGAAGGCCGCCGAGCTGCGCGCCGAGGCGGCCCGCCGCCAGGCCGAGTCGCAGCCCATGCGGCTGCCGAACGCGGAAGAAGCCGCGAAACAGCCCGAGCGCCGTCCCGAGGCCGCCGCCGAGCCGACGCGCCAGGTGCCGCGGCCCGAGCCCAAGACCGAGATCCGCCGCGCCCCGGAGCCGAAGACGGAGATCCGCCGTCCCGAGCCGCCGCCCGCGCGCCGGGCGGAGCTGTCGCGTCCGGCGATGCGGCCCGCCGAGGTGTCGCGGTCGGACATCCCGCGCGTGGAGCGGTCGATGCCGGCCATTCCGCGGGTGGAGATGTCGCGTCCGGACATTCCTCGGGTCGAGATGTCTCGCCCGGACATCCCGCGGGTCGAGCGGTCCATGCCCGACATCCCGCGCGTGGAGCGGTCGATGCCCGCGATTCCGCGGGTGGAGATGTCGCGTCCGGACATTCCCCGCGTGGAGATGTCGCGGCCGGACATCCCGCGCGTGGAGATGTCCCGCCCCGACCTCCCGCGCGTCGAGCGGTCCCGGACGGACTTGCCCCGCGTCGGCGGCCAGCCGAACGGTGCGCGTCCCGAGCCGCGCAAGGCGCCCGAGCCGCCGCGGCCGGCGCCGCCCCGGCCCGCTCCGCCGGTGAAGCCGTCGGAGATGTCCCGATCGGACATCCGGCCGGTGACCGACCTGAGCGCGGCCTTCCAGAACCGGGACGACTTCGCCGAGCGGCAGCGGCCGAACCGGCCGAAGCCGCCCGAGCCGAAGGCCCCGCCGATGCCGAGGGACGCCTCGGCCTCGCGCCGCGACCTTCCGCCGGTCGTCCCGCCGACGACGCCCGTGCCGAACACCGGCCCGGCCGCGCGGCAGCCGTCGCGCACGAACCTGCCGCCGGTGGTGCCGCCGACCACGCCGGTCCCGGCCGCCGACGGCCGCCGTCCGTCGCGGCTGGAGCAGTTCTCGCGGGCGGACATGTCGCCGATCCTCGACGAGCCGGCCTCCCGGCACGGGGGTTCGCACCGCGCGCCCGCCGAGGCCGCGAAGGCCGACGCGCCGGTGGTGAACCCGACACTCCCGGAGTCGGTCCGCAACTTCCAGGGCCGCTCGGGTGGCCGTCGCCGCAAGCCGGACGAGTCGCAGCAGATGCCGGCGGTGCCCGCACCGGAGCCCACCGGCGGCGGCCGTCGCCGTCGCCCGGACGGCGAGCCCCCGGCGTGGGAGGGCATGGTCGCCGAGCGGGCGTCGATGTCGCGCCGCAACATGGCCCCGGTCGACCCGGCCGACGTGGAGCAGAACGGCAACGGCCACAACGGCGCGAGCAACGGCCACGCCCGCAACGGCCACCGGTCGGCCGAGGTGCCGGGCAGCGGTTCGCACACGGCGGGCCGCTCGGTGAGCGAACTGCTGGCGGCGAACGGCGGCACCGGCTCCACCCCGCGCCGCCGCCGCCGCGCAGAGGACTGA
- a CDS encoding PrsW family intramembrane metalloprotease, with product MLLPVLGLIVVALCGLFLFGLATARVGPLAVTIGVLAALVPVAGVVAGFLWVDRWEPEPAKFLLLAFAWGACIATITALLINTTAEAVGDELLGKGSGNTIAALVSAPVVEEAAKALFVVLILWRRSSEFDGVVDGVVYAGFSAAGFAFTENIYYFGRAFADYGFGDGHSQGVITAFFLRGVLAPFTHPLFAVLTGIGIGIAARTTTKAMKVLAPLAGYLAAVSLHALWNSAALLGGSKFLTVYFLIMLPLFLGVVYLVVLQRRREQRIIATALPHMAAARWIAPSEVDLLASLPGRRAWRRQAKRQSGKRAAKAVAVYQASVTELAFLDRRALTSDADRQRQQELLRTLKAARAEATRLADEASRG from the coding sequence GTGCTGCTGCCGGTGCTCGGGCTGATCGTGGTCGCCCTGTGCGGCCTGTTCCTGTTCGGTCTGGCCACCGCGCGGGTCGGCCCCCTTGCCGTCACCATCGGGGTCCTCGCCGCGCTCGTGCCGGTCGCCGGCGTGGTCGCCGGGTTCCTCTGGGTCGACCGCTGGGAGCCCGAACCGGCGAAGTTCCTGCTCCTCGCCTTCGCCTGGGGTGCCTGCATCGCGACGATCACCGCGCTGCTCATCAACACCACCGCCGAGGCCGTCGGGGACGAGCTGCTCGGCAAGGGCAGCGGCAACACCATCGCCGCGCTCGTGTCCGCGCCCGTCGTCGAAGAGGCCGCCAAGGCCCTGTTCGTCGTGCTCATCCTGTGGCGCCGGTCCAGCGAGTTCGACGGCGTCGTGGACGGCGTCGTCTACGCCGGGTTCAGCGCCGCCGGGTTCGCGTTCACCGAGAACATCTACTACTTCGGCCGCGCGTTCGCCGACTACGGCTTCGGCGACGGGCACAGCCAGGGCGTCATCACGGCGTTCTTCCTCCGCGGTGTCCTCGCGCCGTTCACGCACCCGCTCTTCGCCGTGCTCACCGGGATCGGGATCGGCATCGCCGCGCGGACGACCACGAAGGCGATGAAGGTCCTGGCGCCGCTCGCCGGCTACCTCGCCGCCGTCAGCCTGCACGCGCTGTGGAACAGCGCCGCGCTGCTCGGCGGGTCGAAGTTCCTGACCGTCTACTTCCTGATCATGCTGCCGCTGTTCCTCGGCGTGGTCTACCTGGTCGTCCTCCAGCGACGGCGCGAGCAGCGGATCATCGCCACCGCCCTGCCGCACATGGCCGCGGCCCGCTGGATCGCGCCGTCGGAGGTCGACCTGCTGGCCAGCCTGCCCGGCCGCCGGGCCTGGCGGCGGCAGGCGAAACGCCAGTCCGGCAAGCGGGCGGCAAAGGCCGTCGCCGTCTACCAGGCGAGCGTGACGGAGCTCGCGTTCCTGGACCGGCGGGCGCTCACCTCCGACGCCGACCGGCAGCGCCAGCAGGAGCTGCTGCGCACGCTGAAGGCCGCGCGGGCGGAGGCGACGCGCCTCGCCGACGAGGCCTCCCGAGGGTGA
- a CDS encoding Rossmann-like and DUF2520 domain-containing protein, giving the protein MEREQRESANHERPQAHAMMRPARLAVGVVSAGRVGSVLGAALARAGHTVVAASGLSAASLARAERLLPDVPLLPPDETVRRADLVLLALPDDALAGMVRGLVATGSLRPGQIVVHTSGAQGIDVLAPAAEAGALALALHPVMTFTGREEDLERLAACSIGVTAAADDEAGWSVGEALAVEMGAEPVRIPDSARALYHAALTHGANHLMTLVADCAEVLREAGIAHSERLVAPLLSAALDNVLRHGDRALTGPVARGDVGTVRKHLEVLADRAPDVAPAYRALAKRTVARSSAAGLLDTAAAKDLTELLDDPAEGHQDQ; this is encoded by the coding sequence CTGGAACGAGAGCAGAGGGAGTCTGCCAACCATGAGCGTCCACAGGCGCACGCCATGATGAGGCCCGCCCGCCTCGCGGTCGGGGTCGTCTCCGCCGGCCGGGTGGGCAGCGTGCTCGGCGCCGCGCTGGCCCGGGCGGGGCACACCGTGGTCGCCGCGTCGGGACTGTCGGCCGCGTCGCTGGCCCGTGCCGAACGCCTCCTCCCCGACGTGCCCCTGCTGCCGCCCGACGAAACCGTCCGCCGGGCGGACCTGGTGCTGCTCGCCCTCCCCGACGACGCGCTGGCCGGCATGGTCCGCGGGCTCGTCGCGACCGGGTCGCTGCGGCCCGGGCAGATCGTCGTGCACACCTCCGGCGCGCAGGGCATCGACGTGCTGGCACCCGCCGCCGAGGCCGGGGCGCTGGCGCTCGCGCTGCACCCGGTGATGACGTTCACCGGCCGCGAGGAGGACCTCGAGCGGCTGGCGGCGTGCAGCATCGGCGTCACCGCGGCGGCGGACGACGAAGCCGGGTGGAGCGTCGGCGAGGCCCTCGCGGTCGAGATGGGTGCCGAGCCGGTGCGCATCCCCGACTCCGCGCGAGCGCTCTACCACGCTGCGTTGACCCACGGCGCGAACCACCTGATGACACTGGTCGCCGACTGCGCGGAAGTCTTGCGGGAAGCGGGAATCGCGCACTCCGAACGCCTGGTGGCGCCACTGCTTTCGGCGGCGTTGGATAATGTGCTCAGACACGGCGACCGCGCGCTCACCGGCCCGGTCGCCCGTGGCGACGTCGGCACCGTCCGCAAGCACCTCGAAGTGCTGGCGGATCGGGCGCCGGACGTGGCGCCGGCCTACCGCGCGCTGGCCAAGCGCACGGTGGCGCGTTCGTCGGCTGCCGGGCTGCTGGACACCGCGGCCGCCAAAGACCTCACCGAACTCCTCGACGATCCCGCCGAAGGGCACCAAGACCAGTGA
- the panC gene encoding pantoate--beta-alanine ligase produces MTTPKFSRGTLNTFTSPEQMSQVSRALHGVGRKLALVPTMGALHAGHRELIRRAKRLPNNVVATSIFVNPLQFGEGEDFEAYPRPLENDLAVLTEDGVEIAFTPSADALYAEGAAVTVHPGPLGGELEGAVRPGHFAGVLTVVAKLFNLLRPDYALFGEKDYQQLVLIKRMVRDLNIDTHVIGVPTVRERDGLALSSRNVYLTPEQREDAIVLSAALTAGGFVGRDGADAVLETAWKTLAARPAVEVDYLELRGTDLGPAPVDGEARLLIAARVGSTRLIDNVPVLLGAAVEHPERLDAGE; encoded by the coding sequence GTGACCACACCGAAATTCAGCCGCGGCACGCTGAACACGTTCACGTCGCCCGAGCAGATGAGCCAGGTCAGCCGGGCTCTGCACGGCGTCGGCCGCAAGCTGGCGCTCGTGCCGACCATGGGCGCGCTGCACGCCGGGCACCGCGAGCTGATCCGCCGTGCGAAGCGGCTGCCGAACAACGTCGTCGCCACCTCGATCTTCGTCAACCCGCTGCAGTTCGGCGAGGGCGAGGACTTCGAGGCGTACCCGCGGCCGCTGGAGAACGACCTCGCCGTGCTGACCGAGGACGGCGTCGAAATCGCGTTCACGCCCAGCGCCGACGCGCTCTACGCCGAAGGCGCCGCGGTCACCGTGCACCCCGGCCCGCTCGGCGGGGAACTGGAGGGCGCCGTCCGGCCCGGCCACTTCGCCGGCGTGCTCACCGTCGTGGCGAAGCTGTTCAACCTGCTCCGCCCGGACTACGCGCTCTTCGGCGAAAAGGACTACCAGCAACTGGTCCTGATCAAGCGGATGGTGCGGGACCTGAACATCGACACGCACGTCATCGGCGTGCCGACCGTGCGGGAGCGCGACGGGCTGGCGCTGTCGTCGCGCAACGTCTACCTGACGCCCGAGCAGCGTGAAGACGCCATCGTCCTGTCGGCCGCCCTCACCGCGGGGGGGTTCGTCGGGCGCGACGGCGCGGACGCGGTCCTCGAGACCGCGTGGAAGACCCTCGCCGCGCGGCCGGCGGTCGAGGTGGATTACCTGGAGTTGAGGGGAACCGACCTCGGGCCGGCGCCCGTCGATGGGGAAGCACGACTGTTGATCGCGGCCCGGGTGGGGAGTACCCGGCTGATCGACAACGTTCCGGTTCTGCTCGGCGCTGCCGTCGAGCACCCGGAGCGGCTGGACGCAGGGGAATAG